One genomic region from Bacteroidota bacterium encodes:
- a CDS encoding gliding motility-associated C-terminal domain-containing protein, with the protein MNYLLSFVFGFLLLPEVSFCQFVLYRDIVKGGITGGGGNTHAGSGTVYFDAFIPAGSTVKKAYLISMAHGKPKDIVIDLNGINYTINPTGIVTQGFLSIYTNFIPPVTSSVNVLDVTQDINPAITQYALTVPPPNNLANPSLNRFASYYLFIVYENPALAETAIEVVLNDKDVSANIIYSLNNLNPVNAANDVGFAFVGDSFCNTFDDGSYVYVNNNNLGLTGGEDYNTNYTCSGVQGHFYYYNNTLYGLGDDTANTTMNGPDALANIQSYISNNTTSLNIDFVYQTPSWWEGARSNPIVALFLAYTTPCQSFQATVDYTCQGSTYQLTATGGINYEWEPQTDLSCYNCPNPVYTGSKTTHYTCRIWSTDSCSKVLPLRINVPRPDSVAVIAGICGNDNGKINFIKTTSGNSPYTYSIAGQSNSSGDFSGISGGAYTYTVTDAMGCVFSDTVSITESNIVKAGFLTKKFKEDLLKIDFINNSSNATHYMWVLSNGDTLYSENFTQIFDSGGTYQVMLIAYNNYPHCADTVMHTIQVEHALVVLAPNVFTPNGDGLNDSFSINVKGAKDYSVSIFNRWGTEVFNYQKGNDMSWDGHTANGKEATDGAYYWVVSGILENGESFQKQGAMHLMR; encoded by the coding sequence ATGAATTACTTATTATCATTTGTTTTTGGGTTTCTGTTATTACCGGAGGTTTCCTTCTGCCAGTTTGTTTTATATCGGGATATCGTAAAAGGCGGAATTACTGGCGGAGGAGGAAATACCCATGCGGGCAGCGGCACTGTTTATTTTGATGCTTTTATTCCCGCAGGCAGCACAGTTAAAAAAGCTTATCTTATTTCTATGGCCCACGGAAAGCCTAAAGATATTGTTATTGATTTAAACGGGATTAACTATACTATAAATCCAACCGGCATTGTAACACAGGGATTTTTGTCTATTTATACCAATTTTATTCCACCGGTTACCTCAAGTGTGAACGTATTGGATGTTACTCAAGATATCAACCCCGCAATTACCCAGTATGCGCTTACCGTTCCGCCTCCTAATAATTTAGCAAACCCAAGCTTAAATCGTTTTGCTTCGTATTACTTATTTATTGTTTATGAAAATCCGGCCCTTGCCGAAACAGCCATTGAGGTTGTTTTGAATGATAAAGATGTTTCTGCCAATATCATTTATTCCCTAAACAATTTAAACCCTGTAAATGCTGCCAATGATGTGGGTTTTGCTTTTGTGGGAGATTCATTTTGCAATACTTTTGATGACGGTTCCTATGTATATGTAAACAATAATAATTTAGGGCTTACAGGAGGCGAAGATTATAACACCAACTATACTTGTAGTGGGGTGCAGGGGCATTTTTATTATTACAATAATACATTATATGGCTTGGGTGATGATACAGCCAATACCACTATGAACGGGCCAGATGCCCTGGCAAATATACAATCCTATATTTCAAATAATACCACTTCATTAAATATTGATTTTGTTTACCAGACACCATCCTGGTGGGAAGGTGCCCGTTCAAATCCCATTGTGGCTCTTTTTCTTGCCTATACCACCCCCTGCCAGTCATTTCAAGCCACCGTAGATTACACCTGCCAGGGCAGCACCTATCAGTTAACAGCCACAGGAGGTATCAATTACGAATGGGAGCCACAAACAGATTTAAGCTGCTACAATTGCCCCAACCCTGTATATACGGGTAGTAAAACCACACATTATACCTGCCGAATTTGGAGCACAGACAGTTGCTCCAAGGTGCTGCCCTTAAGAATAAACGTGCCCCGGCCTGATAGCGTGGCGGTAATTGCAGGTATTTGCGGCAATGATAACGGTAAAATAAATTTTATAAAAACCACAAGTGGTAATTCTCCCTATACCTATAGCATAGCAGGGCAAAGCAACAGCAGCGGAGATTTCAGCGGTATTTCAGGCGGTGCTTATACTTATACTGTTACAGATGCCATGGGCTGTGTTTTTTCCGATACGGTAAGCATTACGGAAAGCAACATTGTAAAAGCCGGTTTTCTTACAAAAAAGTTTAAAGAGGATTTGCTTAAAATAGATTTTATCAATAACAGCTCCAATGCTACCCATTATATGTGGGTGTTGTCGAACGGGGATACTTTATATTCAGAAAATTTTACCCAGATTTTTGATTCCGGTGGCACTTACCAGGTAATGCTTATTGCCTACAACAACTATCCCCATTGTGCAGATACGGTAATGCATACCATTCAGGTGGAACATGCCCTTGTAGTGCTTGCGCCCAATGTGTTTACCCCAAATGGAGATGGCTTAAACGATAGCTTTAGCATCAATGTAAAAGGAGCAAAAGATTATAGCGTAAGTATTTTCAACCGCTGGGGAACAGAAGTGTTCAACTACCAAAAAGGAAACGATATGAGCTGGGATGGGCACACTGCCAATGGCAAAGAAGCAACTGATGGTGCTTACTACTGGGTGGTATCAGGCATTTTGGAAAACGGAGAGTCCTTTCAAAAGCAAGGGGCAATGCATTTAATGAGATGA